ctctctctctctctgattcAATTGATTCTATTTGCTTGCTGTTTTAGTTTCAATAATCTTGGGATTcgattttctaagtgtggatTGTTCGCTTTGAAATTTGACAATTTGTGATTCATGTTTGGAGTTGGGCTGCTTGGTTAGCTTTGATATTTGACTGTGTGTGAGATGATGTATGTGCAGTGTCTTTGAAGCCGGAGCTTTTCGAGGGGATGCGTATCGATTTCACCAAAGGTCTTAACCAGAAGTTCTCACTCAGTCACAGGTTGTGGATCACACACAATCCTTCTGCATCAGTTTTTTATCTGTTGCTTTTGTATGCTTGAGCTGACTCTGTTGTTTTCGCTGTCGAACTTGGAATCAGTGTGACCATGGGACCGATGGAGATTCCGTCGCAATCTCCCGAGACTATAAAGATTCCCACTGCTCAGTATGAGTTTGGTGCAAattttttggacccaaaggtGACTAGTCCTATTTGTTCAGTTGGTTGTTTGGGCGGCGCGGTTGGAGTTGACTAATCTGTTTGAAAATTGGGTGGTTGTGCAGCTGATGCTTGTTGGACGAGTGTTGACTGATGGGAGGGTTACTGCAAGACTAAAGTGTGATttaactgagaatctttctttGAAGGCCAACTCTCAGGTGACTTGCAATGCCGTTAAAGGAGTTTCTTGCCTTTTTCCGTGTTTCGGGATTTAAATGTCGATACCATTTGGTAACGTGTCTGTGTGTATCTACAGCTTACTGAAGAGCCACACATGTCACATGGTATGGCCAGTTTTGATTACAAGGTATACTTCTCTGACTTGAAAAAGTTGGTTTCTTATGTGCCGTTGTATGCAACTTTctttcaggaaaaaaaaaactgaattttAATACCTCTTGTATTTTTCTGTTTCTATCACAACATTAAGCTGAATTGAAGACTGTGTTTTTCGATTCACACCATCTGTAGCTTGTTCAGATACATGAATATGCATCTTCTGCTGGAAGCATTAACAGtgcatatcattttttcttctaaaaGTCAACCTTGCAAGTGTAACTTAAAATGACAGTGTCTTTGGTACTCTTGGACTATAACAAAAATTGGGATTACTGAATGGTGTTTGAAATAAGAGATAGGCTATCCAGGATTAGTTGAACTGTTCCGGTTTAGAAATGTCTTAAGAGactaagaagaaaagaaagtagAATCGGAGAAAACTGAAAACACTAGGCTCCCGACCTAGATATATCCAGTGAAATACCAGCTATAGCTATCTTTTTTGTTTGGGCTTCTTAGGAGGGGAATATAAATTGACTATACTTGGTACTTTTACCTATTATGCTGCATTTCCAAGGActatcaaaatatattttgtaagGGCTAAATTATTGTTTTAATCCAAGATAAACTTCTGTCCATCCGTCTAACTTTCTCCTGGATTGAATAAGTAAATCATAGAGATAGTCCACATGTTGTAACTTATAAGTAACCTCTATTTTATTATGGAACTGAACTTTCTCAAGATTGAAGGGGGACAGAGTAGTAAACATGTCGGAACAATCTAAGTGCTTGAGTTGGTCCTCCAATCTAACATCCCCCTTCTTTTCTTCATGCTCTAGATTTTTTAACGATTTGTGATTCTCCTTTGACCCTCCCAAAGAAAGTGATGATTTATTCTTGGAAATTATAATTTGAGTAAATTATCTTCTATATACCTTTCAAGTTGCATTTTTTATTGATCTCCTATATGTATCCTGAGCCAAGCACTTTGTGTTATTAATActataaatatttttatttttgtacagGGTAGAGATTTCAGGTCACAGTTTCAACTAGGAAATGGCGCATTGTTTGGTGCAAACTATATTCAGGTAAATTATTTGTTTTGACTTTCGAGTTTAActtttatatatagatatcATTAGTAAATGTTGTTGCATCTACATATATTTATGATATAACATGAAGTGTATAAAGAGCTCAACACGAAAACATTGATAGAGATAGTATGTATAGTATTCTATGGCTTAGTTCGGGATGGTGGTGCTATCACCTTTGATTATTTTggaattttgtttttactaGCAACAGAAGCAGCTGGCATTTTTTAAGCTTTCTGTGAGCAAGTAATAAAATTTCTGTCTGATCTAGTATTCTTTCAACTGGTAAATATAAGAACCCCTAGAAAGTTCAGTTCTTTTATCACTTCAATTTCAGCAGAAAACTATTTGAATATGACTTCACTGtggagtttataattcaagtctTTATCCTCGTAAGGTTGACTTCTCGGCTTATGTTGGATtccttttgattttgttggttATGATGATTATGTGTAGGAGATATTCTTGATATTTTATGAACTGCATCTTAACTTGGTTGTTCATTATATTTGATAAATTTAAACTTagtaattaattaagttttgGTGTCTTCATGCCAATGTTGTGCATGCTTCTCTTAGTAGATCCATATATTCCATCAATCTATCTGTTTATATGCTTGTTTCCATTACTAAATTCTTCACTTTTCAGAGTGTGACCCCCAATCTGTCCATGGGTGGTGAAGTCTTTTGGGCTGGTCAACATCGGAAGTCTGGTATTGGCTATGCTGCTCGGTACAACACAGATAAGATGGTACGACTCCTGGGGCCCAATTATAATATTGGTCATATTTTTGCTTCCTACTTTTGTGTAATGCAACTTTTCTGCTCAACACAAATAATTATCAATTGGTTGCATTGTTGGACCAGAGATGGTATGTATTGGGATATAATGTCTAGAATGTATATCATAACTTAACTGCATGCGGAcatatttattcatttattttatgtttttgacTTCCTCCCTTGTAGGTAACTTGTAAACTAATCTCAGAGTTTTGGGGATAAAGTTAAATAAGATATTATGAGCCTCCTGATATATGGTATTTGATCTTCCTGAAAAGGCTTCGTTAGTGGAATATGCCTTCCACCACCATGAAtaacaaaaaaaggaaaatatcCAAGCTGTAGGGTGTATTGGGAACGTGCTCTCAGATTTCTTGAAAATAAACTGATCTACACCAATATTAATAAAAAGTTAACATTATAACTATGCATTCGTGTTACAGGATTGCTGAATTATTTGGCTATGCTTTTAGTCAAATAATCTCTAGGTGTTTGCAAGATATAACAGTGGTTACAAACTCCATGTTCTGTTTGAATCTGGGTTTTGAAATGAATCTGAATGATTTAAGGTGGAGTTATCTTCAATACTAGGATTTTAAAGGCAGTTGGTTTGTAGTTCCAGAGTATTCTCAACATTTTGAGGGTGGATGCAGGGTCTCCGCCCCCTGTTTGTTCTATGGAGATGTCTTAGCTAGCTATTTGGAAAATTAAGGTGGAAAGGCACAAATGTATCTTTAAAGAGCACAGAGCAGACCATGGATGTGGTTTGCAGGATAGGTTTTGTTTACTACTCTTTTGTGGGCTTCAATTTCTATTTCTAATATGGGCTGTGGTGTGATTGCGCTTTGTTGCTTTATTCTTCTGGTACTGTAGTTTCTTTTCACACGACTCCTGTTCCTGTGCTTGTATAGTTCTGCGCTCTTGTGATTAATGCCATTAGTTTTTTCATTAATGCCCTAACCtagttttctttttcccaTGCAGGTTGCCACAGGGCAAGTTGCTAGTACTGGGGTTGTTGCTATGAGCTATGTTCAGAAGGTGAATGATAAGGTTAGTAACAGAGATTGGGACCAAAATGTGCATCACTAGGTTAAATCTGTAAAGATTGTTCTAATAGTTTGATGCATGCTTCTTTTTCATGGCTCCTAGTGATAATTCCTTTATTTCTTGTAGGTTTCTCTAGCATCAGATTTCATGTACAACTACTTATCAAGAGACGTGACAGCTAGTATGGGTTATGATTACATTCTTCGACAGGTAGCCTTTGCTTGTGAATACTTCAGTTACTACTAGTCATAAAGATATATAAAAAAGGAAACATTGTTGTATTTGTTTAGTAATCATTTGTTATTGCAAAAGTATTAATCAAAATCAAGAGAATATTTTGCAAGATTTGTCCTTATCATGCCTATTTAACTTTTTTGCTGTGATAGATATACAGTAATTCTTGTATCACTGCAATAATTATATGTTAGAACTGTACACCATCAGTTGGTCAATAAACTCTCTTGCAGTGATTCAAAGTGCTTGTTATGATGTTAATATCAGAGCTTGAGTCTGGGTTTCTATCACTAATTGGTCATGTGGAACTTTTTTTGTAATGTCACTTCATCTGACTTTTTGCCTTCATAATTCCAGTGTCGTCTTCGAGGAAAGATtgattccaatggtgtagttGCTGCTTATTTGGAAGAGCGACTAAATATGGGTCTTAATTTTATCCTTTCCGCAGAGGTGAGCTCTAGTGTATTTTGTCTCCCTTCAGATGACAAATGCTTTCCTCTAAttgctttttttcttttgttccgGAAATGTTAACTGACATGACCTAGATGCCATGAATCAATAGTGGCTATATTGAGATTTATGAAAATGTCAAAATATCCACTATTGATTTGAGTTTATTGATTTTTTCTACACCTTCTTGTTAGGTTTCTTTGGCTCTATCCAGTTGGGTTTTCCTTTTAATCAATTAACctactttttttaattttctgttGACAAATGTACTATATGCCGTGCAGATTGATCACAGAAAGAAAGACTACAAGTTTGGGTTTGGATTGACTGTTGGAGAGTAAGTAAATTTGGAGGAGCAACGCTGTTTCGTCATTCTTGGCGGCAAGATCAAGATAATATCTATTAATTTTTGCTTCCGAGTTAAACTATTGTCACAGGCTTCCATCATTGGAGCCAATTTTAGCGGATGTCATTTATTtgggagttttttttttctttttcaatacaGTTGTAGAATGGCATTTCAAATAATGCAAATCGAGGCTTTAGCTGCACTAGTGACTGTAATTGCCGACTCTTCAAAATGTTGTCATATATCTACATTCAACTTAAATGATCCAACATGGTAGGGGAACATTATATTACATTGATTTTTATTCCCCAAgttttgacaaaaaaaatttattttcatataatcTCCTTTTATGTACATCGTAGTGCAAAGCAAATTCACTTTCAGACCAATGTCCACCAAATACAAACCGTTGACCGCGCTGCAAGTTTGCGCCGCGGTGGGTATGTGGTGTAGCCGACCGCGCTGTGTTGTATTTGGTGGACATTGATCGGCGGTGAATAATCGGGGGTGCCACACCCTAACAAGTACCAATCACCCACCCTCCGTCAAAACGATATGGATGCGTATTGAAGTTTCACGGCACGGTGGAAGTGCAACGGCGGCTCGGTAAAAGTGCGAAGGTGGTACTAACCTAAAGAATTAAAAAAGgaataaataaatgaatagAGAAAATTTTAGTTGTCGTGGTTCCCACATTATTGTTGTTACGCGCCAGCTCGTCCTCTACCGGTCTTTCCCTTTTAGTCGAAATATTTCGCCTTCGTTTCTCCTGAGGAGCAGAGAGGACAAACAAGACGAACAAGTAGAAGATAGAAATagacccccccccccaaaaaaaaaccagaaaaACCCAATCAATTTGCTCAAAGAATCAAATTCCTTttccttctcttctctctctggcTCCTCAAGATTGAAATTGGCGTTCAAAATCTGAAGAGGAGCTTGCTACTCTGGTCGCCAATGGCGTCGTCGGTCCTTCTCCGTCTTCTGCTTCTGTTATCTCTGACGGCGCCATCGTTCGCCGCCGGTTCAAAGGACTACGTCCTCGGCGAGGATAACGGCCCCACCTCTCCCACCTGCAACAACCCTCTGCTGATGGTACTAGTATTTGTCTGTTTCAAAATATCCATATTGTTAGctttggaattgaaatgattgATCGGATTGCATTTGCCGGAGTTTAATGTGAAGTTGTTGAATTTTGTCAGTTGAAGGTTGAACGGTGGTTGAACGGTGAAGAAGGCAAGACTATTGAGGGGGTTGGTGCAAAATTTGGGGCTTTGTTTCCTGCTGAAGCCGAAGAGGCactgaaattgccagttgttGTCTCCAACCCCTTGAATGGCTGCAACAAATCCTTGTCAAAGGTTTTCACTTTAATTCTGTCGATTTGAGAGATTTTGTTTATAACTAACTTGCCCTATCTGAAACTTCTTTTCCGGTGAGGTTTCTAAGTTCGTAGCTGATGAGACTTTTAGGTCTAGAAGTAAAAAGTGATTGCATATTTGAGTTTGAGGAAGTGTTTTGAGTGGATATGGTCCCACATTTGTGTTGCAGTTATCTGGAGCTATTGCATTGTCGATGCGTGGTGATTGTGACTTCTCCACCAAGGCACAAGTTGCACAAGCCGGAGGTGCTAAGGCGTTGTTGGTGATAAATAATGAACAAGGTTTTTATGCTTACTCTTGCTATAGTTTGATTATGTAGGGGCTCAGGTTTTGTTCTAAGTCATAGAACTTGGAATTAGGTACATTGAGACCTTGACTGAGCAGATTGAGTCAATAAAAAAGTTCCTGTTCTAAGACAAGTTACATCTGCATAGGTTTGATTGGAGGAGAATCTTTTAAAAAATCAACATCTTTTGATATCAGCTTTAGCCATCTAAGTGTTTAGTAAATCACGAATCCAATAATGCCTACTTCAAAATTTGACTGATTTTTCTGAAAACTGGTGAAGCTGAGCCAGATATGTTAATGATCTCGAACTCTAAACTCTGTTAATGCCAAGCCTAAATCATGGTGAGAACTttttctccaaaaaaaaaatcatggtGAGAGAACTAAATAAATCTGGCCTATGGTTGTAGCAGTCATAGAATTGAAGACAAGTTGCATTTAGAAAAGAAAGTATGAATCgagattttgttttgttctcaTTTCAA
This is a stretch of genomic DNA from Argentina anserina chromosome 4, drPotAnse1.1, whole genome shotgun sequence. It encodes these proteins:
- the LOC126790647 gene encoding mitochondrial import receptor subunit TOM40-1-like, yielding MAGLAPPLPTAPDTPKEDERTDYLNLPCPIPYDEICREAYMSLKPELFEGMRIDFTKGLNQKFSLSHSVTMGPMEIPSQSPETIKIPTAQYEFGANFLDPKLMLVGRVLTDGRVTARLKCDLTENLSLKANSQLTEEPHMSHGMASFDYKGRDFRSQFQLGNGALFGANYIQSVTPNLSMGGEVFWAGQHRKSGIGYAARYNTDKMVATGQVASTGVVAMSYVQKVNDKVSLASDFMYNYLSRDVTASMGYDYILRQCRLRGKIDSNGVVAAYLEERLNMGLNFILSAEIDHRKKDYKFGFGLTVGE